The Pecten maximus chromosome 11, xPecMax1.1, whole genome shotgun sequence genome has a segment encoding these proteins:
- the LOC117337628 gene encoding low-density lipoprotein receptor-related protein 12-like translates to MDVKRELCRSIVVLTWITVAIAVDIEYMSASCTTMGSTVTQSRMLESSSALVYNDDMNCVYTASVSDSRYNILVVFSRFDLEEKSSGTCLDYVNVYDGSSVSAQVLNTEPLCGAALPSNLVSTGSQVTIEFVTDSSAVLMGFGIIFTEIYNGSCSSTEYGCSNGFCVKSDLRCNHYSECGDGSDEDSCTTEELYGPGADNTALIVGLTLGVLALVVLGVIVGIFIYRQYRWRRFLKDPLPALKKWNTSSNYPVTRKYYKQGFTNTGYQSIETRSPTSQPYKDFEVDGANLGNSKKEDPLAFTPSEPTEKVLFSRPGTSNV, encoded by the exons ATGGATGTAAAGAGAGAACTATGTCGGTCGATAGTGGTACTGACCTGGATCACAGTCGCCATAGCAGTCGATATAG AGTATATGTCGGCTTCCTGTACCACTATGGGTTCGACTGTCACACAGTCCCGGATGTTAGAGTCGAGTTCAGCCCTGGTGTATAATGACGATATGAACTGTGTTTATACTGCCTCTGTGTCGGATAGCCGTTACAACATACTCGTCGTGTTTAG TCGGTTTGACCTTGAGGAAAAGTCCAGTGGCACTTGTCTGGACTATGTCAACGTGTACGACGGCAGCTCGGTGTCGGCTCAAGTTCTCAACACAGAACCTCTATGTGGCGCCGCGTTACCTAGTAACTTGGTCTCAACCGGAAGTCAGGTGACCATTGAGTTTGTGACAGACAGCAGTGCGGTTCTCATGGGATTCGGAATCATCTTTACTGAAATATACAATG GATCATGTTCTTCCACGGAGTATGGTTGTAGTAACGGGTTCTGTGTGAAATCTGACCTCAGGTGTAACCACTACAGTGAGTGTGGAGACGGTTCGGATGAGGACTCGTGCACCA CCGAGGAGCTGTATGGTCCAGGGGCAGATAACACCGCATTGATAGTCGGCCTGACACTTGGTGTCCTAGCTCTGGTGGTTCTGGGAGTGATCGTCGGAATTTTCATCTACAGACAATACAGATGGCGTCGCTTCCTCAAAGATCCGTTACCAGCTTTGAAGAAATGGAACACGAGCAGCAACTACCCAGTGACCCGAAAATACTACAAACAGGGTTTCACTAACACTGGGTATCAAAGCATCGAGACGCGTTCGCCGACTTCACAACCCTACAAAGACTTCGAGGTCGATGGCGCCAACCTTGGTAACAGTAAAAAAGAAGACCCACTGGCCTTCACTCCCTCGGAACCTACAGAGAAAGTCTTGTTTAGTAGACCAGGAACATCTAACGTATAG